DNA sequence from the Coffea eugenioides isolate CCC68of chromosome 9, Ceug_1.0, whole genome shotgun sequence genome:
ATTAACTCCGCTTTGCACTTTTATCTTGTATCATTTTCTTACTTTGCACTCTAAATGTTAATTTTGGATACTTTACATTCTAAACTCTTAATTTTGGACGCTTTGTATGCTAAACTCTCAAGTTTACCGTTTAAATCTAATCAATGACTATGTTCACAAAATTAACAAGAtaaagtgaagtgaaaattaATGAGAATGTACTGTTTTGTTCCAACAACGATCCCTTAACTTTTTTGACCATTTTTAGCACATTAACATTTATTCATATGGTTTCAGTTACTAATATTGTTAGCAAAATTAATGAACCAAAAAATGGTGCAAATTAAGGATAAggtattatttaatttttgctACAATATCTTGGCACCTTTAATTACTTTCGACATATTATCATTGATTTGTTAGGTTCTGTTTGCCATTAATTTTGTATAAGTTGTCATTAACTAGACTTAAATGGGACAAACTTGAGAGTTTAGAGTGTAAAATGTCCAAAATTAAGAGTTTCAGGTGCAAAGCGTccaaaattaaagtttaagatGCAAAGTGAAGAAGTGATATCAGTTTGAGGGTGCAAAGTGGAGTTTGTCCATTTCAGATTTGTCAAACTTCACCCCCTATGTATAAACTTTCTGATTCTATCTATGCCCACAACAgtataaatatgcatgtaaTCACGAGTAAGGTAGTCAACAAAACATTATCACCACGTATATTATGTAGTGTTATAGCCATAATGCAAATAAATAATTGAGCAAATTATGTACAGAGAGCTGCCGCAAGCACTTTCAAGCGGTGACTCAACAGGAAGACTAATGTCATACAATCCGAAGACAAAAGAGGTTCAGGTGCTGCTGAGTGGGCTTCAGATACCAGGTGGTACAGGGGTCAGCAGGGATGGTTCTTTTGTCCTTGTTTCGGAATACACTGGACACAGAATCCTGAAATATTGGTTGAAAGGACCAAAGGCCAACACAGCAGAGGCAATCCTGAGCATCCATAGGCCAGATAACATAAAGAGGACATTGTTGGGTGATTTCTGGATTGGAGCAAATCTAATTATGCAACAGCCTGCTCCAAATACGATTCCCCAAGGAGTCAGAATTAATGAATCTGGAAAAGTTCTTGAAACTATCAATCTTGATGGAATATTCAGAAATGAAACCATCGCTGAGGTTCAAGAATTTGCTGGTTCTTACTATGTCGTGTCCATTCGTCGCAACTCTGTTGGCATTTGCAAGtgttttgttgaagaaaatGGTAGAAAGTTGTTGGGTATTAGGTATGATTGGATAAAAGAAAACTGCAGCTAGGACTTCCATAATGCTCCAGTCATgtattccattttttttttggtcgaaaCGATAGGATGAGTCATGTATTCCATTTACTTTAGTCAAGTCTTAACAAAGTGTTATTTCCTTGGTTGCTGACCAGCTTTTTGATATTTCCTTTTGAACATAACAACGGACAAGAACAGTAACAAAAGAGTTCATACAAAAACTAAATATTaagggtaaaatacaaaaaaaagcCTTCTGTGGTAAatctaatatacagaaaagtCTCCCgtgatttcaaaatatacaacacgacatCCCGTACTttaaactaaattgtaaaggtgacggaatccgttaaacttaacagaaatgacttattggaacctaaaaaaaattttatacctaAGGGTTTATTGGGGTGCAAATTATTGGGGTGCAGCCCTAAACCCTTACAATTTATAAACCCTTACAAAAATTCATAAATTGTTAAGGGCTGCTTCcaattttcaaaattacaatACAAAAAAGCAGACCTTACTTTCAAGCTGACGAATCATGTTTAAGCAGTCTCAGAGTGACCATGCAATTTCTCCTTAAAACCTTACGAGATTCAATACAAGAAGTTGCAACAGATGCTTAAAACCTAGAGTTCCAATGCCATGGAGAAATAAATTGCAATGAATTTCCTTCTGATGTAATTGGAACTCTTTGAGTTCCTTGTTTGCACTCTTTAACTTTGCTGATCAATAAAATGAGCAAATTTGACCCcagaaaaaaatgagaaagcCATGGGAAATCAAAATATAAAAGGGTTTCTTCACCATCACAACTGCCTTGATTCCTCTGTGGGCAACAATCCCACTTTCCCACCAGTAAAAGCAAGAACTAAAACATTCGAGTTAGATGTAAACAACATTTGTAGTAAAATACGTGTGAAGGGAGATTTGACTGAAACATACGGATTGCAATCTAGGCCGTCTTAGAGACTATGGAAAAGTGAAAACTACGTGTTTATGTTTGGAGCTGGTATGTTTGTTTCTGGTACTAAAACAAACTGAAACGCTCTGTCAAGGAAAATTACCAGGAAAAAATGTAACTGGGTTCCAGTAATAACTACATTTTCACAAAAAGAAAGGGTCAACCATCAACCTCATATTTTTtatgaaaagaaattacccaaaaGAAAGCTGAGGAAAGAGGGCAAAAGGAGACATCCCAAGCAATGGTCTTTCTAATTTCTATGTTATGGCAAAACTTCATACTATGCACGAGCATCTAATGATCAGGTTGCCGGAATTGGGGAAGTTGGAACCACGCAAAACTCAAGGGATTGCATTTGGGGATGGCCATATTGAAAGGAAGGAGACAAAAAGAGGCTTTGCATCAAGAAACAGCACTTCTCATTAATAGCAAAAAGCAAAAGGCAAACAAGAAACAGCACACGCTGGAAAAACTTACTTGCACAAAAATGCATCAACTCTTAACATATTCAGTATcatgagaaaaggaaaatataaTATCAAATATCAAAATCATCAAACAATATAGCTACGAAGATGCTTTAATTTTAACAGTTTCAAAGCCTATTGATTTCAAAACAGACCTAACGTTCTTCCATGGATTCTTTATTCAACCTCCAATAACTGCTCATTTTTCAAGCTTTCAAAAGTCTGGTTTCAATATGCCAGTTCCTGAAAATAGTTTACCAGGATATTCATTTCCAAAGTCTGCACATGTGAACAACCTTCAAATGCTGCTGTAGTACATTTCATCAGATGAAACCCCACCATCTTCATGTACTGCTGTGTAGCAACCAAATAATAGCTTCATCTTCTCAGGATATTCCAACTTCTTCTTTCGGAAGCGCTTTGCAACTGGATTCACCTGAGACAAAGTAATAGGTCCTATATTTACATAATAAAAGAAGTATATTACTTTTACCAAGTCATAAATAGTAGTAAGATCCACCTTTATATACTCCTCCCACTGCTTCTGATTCCAATTGATCTTATTGGCTACTGGATCATACCCACCATTTCCAGCCTCTGCTATGATCTTTGACCAGACCATATATCTCTTCCTTAAAACGCTCCAAAAGTTTGATAACTGCGTCGGTGTCAAATCAATATTTGTTTTCTCTTTGAAAACTGACTGAACCTTTTGCCATGATTCTGGTGTTAAATTGCCTGACCGACGGCGCCCCTTAGCTGCTTCTTCTAAACATGAGTCTAGGTAAAGACCAAGACGCTCTGGGTTCCAGGCAATTCTAGTTCTGTATGGCACCCCTACAATTATCAACTCTAGTAAGGAACTGTTCAAAGTAAACAGTAGTTCTCCTACATTTATTCTTTGGGTTAGACATCATAGACAGATCACCAGTAGACTCTTATCAACGTCATGAATGCGTTAAAATTCTACCATTTGTGGCATTACCCAGGAATGAACCATTTAACACAAATTAATGACCACCAACATGCATCAACCATAATCATAAAACAAGTACTTGACCCAGCACCCAATCAAAGTAGGATTGTTAAAACCAATGCTTTGCAGCTCAAATAATTTTGTTAACCAAGCATATGTGAACTTGTCATCAAATAAAAATTCAGGCAGTGAAACCTGTTTTACATTTTCCTGAACAAGGTTTTGTTTTCTAATATTATTGGCACAACCTCCACAAAAACTTCTAAGTCATAGCAATCTACACCTATAAGCAAGATTACGTTTTGCATCTAACATTGAGTCccaacattttttttctaactTTAACTTCATGAAACCTAAAAAGCGACAAACTTTATCTCTAGATAACTGTTTGCTGCTGAAGAGAATTTACTACTGACTTAGTAACAAGCATACTTACAGTAGATATGCAAGAATACCTCAACTTAAGAATTATTAGAGAGAATAACAATCTAAAGAATAAAGAGATACATTAAAGAGGGACAAGTTGAAAGAGACAGTAAAAAATCTAAAAGCACCTTGAAGGGTTGAAAGAGCCATCAGGAAAGAAGATCAAAAGAAGTCATTCTCATTCAACTATGAGGATATTCACTCGAATGGGTGCTTGACAGAAAGATTAGAGTGACTCAACTCATGATTCCAAGCTAAGCATACTACGTTGCAACAATGAGTACCTAAAAATTAAGCTAAGTGACTCTGGTCTTTAGCAATTTTCTTTTCCCACTACAGGGGGCAATTTTGGTGAAAACCTAAGTAATTGAACAATATTTACTTCTCAGTGTTATGTTTGTGAAAGAATATGAAAGTCTAAACTATCTACTGACACAGCAAGGTACCATTGTTCTTAGCCTCTTCCTATATTGCTCCATAAGCCCACTGGTAAATACCAACTAGAGCATAGTTATCTATTTTCCATCAAATGTCCTGATCTTGTTCCACCAAGTACTAAAGCATAAATACGTGCAACATCTGTCTATGGCAAGTTTAAGCTTGGTTTTTTCTAACCATGCATTCTGTTTCACTTTTCTgataatttttctttcaaatgcAGATTCAGGAATTTAAATCGTCAAGTTTCTGTAACACAGCAAACATTATttatgtaaatttaaaatttgaactaCCTGGACCAGGAACACGAGATTTTGGCAGGTGTTCTTTCATGGAACCAACGCTTCTTGTACCTCCTCcaccctttttattttttacaccAGAAGGGCCAGCTTTGTTGTTTCCTCCAGCACTGACTATCTCCTTCTCCAGTCCAGAATCACCAAAGAAGTCTACTTCAAAAGACCAATTTTCAAATCACTGTAACGCAATGAATATTATTTATGTACATTTAAGATTTAAACTACCTGGACCAGAAACACAATATTTTGGCAGGTGGTCTTTTGCAGAACCGACACTTCTTTTACCTCGTctgtcttttttatttttaagatctAAGCTAAGTGGACCAGGAACACAAGATTTTGGCAGGTGGTCTTTCACGGAACCAACACTTCTTGTACCTCGTCCACCCTTCTTATTTTTTACACCAGAAGAGCCAGCTTCGTTGTTTCCTCCAGCACTGACTATCTCCTTCTCCAGTCCAGAATCACCAAAGATGTCTACTTCAAAAGACCAATTTTCAAATCACTGTAATGCAATGaatattatttatgtatatttaagATTTAAACTACCTGGACCAGAAACACAATATTTTGGCAGGTGGTCTTTTGCAGAACCAACACTTCTTTTGCCTCGTctgtcttttttatttttaagactTAAGCTACGTGGACCAGGAACATAAGATTTTGGCAAGTTGTCTTTCACAGAACGAACTGTTCTTTTACCTCGTCCATCTTTCTTACTTTTCACACCAGAAGGGCTAGCTTCACTGTTTCCACTAGCATCCACTATTTCCTTCTCCAATCCAGAACAAGCAAAGATATCTACTTCAAAACACCAATTTCCACAATATCTAAAGAGTAAAAAGCTCGCTGATGGCACTAAAGAATGATGCACAGAGAAATTTTCCCACCCATCTGCAAGAACGATGCCATTTCTTTCTTGACGCACTTTAACAGACCAGGAGCGACCAGAAGAATCCCTTAAAATTGCAGTATCAGGCACCTCTTCCTCTATCTTGGACAAAAAGTGAGTTGGAATTTCCTACAAGTGAGTgtggaaagaaaaagaattataCCATTACTCTTGAGGATCCAATACTTCCAACAGACATATATGCAGATTGTGCCAGTCAGATAGTTTGCAAATTCTTACTGGTTACAAGTATCTGAAGCAAGGCAAAAGCAcaaaaaatacatatatatgATAGGTGAACTTAGCAATAAGCATTCTCTTTCTAACAAACGTGTGAAACTTGATGATAGATCATGTCTTTACATTCATTCTGCAATCGACTACTCAACACAAAATAGAATAACAAATTTTCTGTCCAATTATCAAATACTGCTCAGTTATTTGTTTTATATGATCATGGAGAGTATGAAGAACTAACAGCTACAAGCATATCTTCCATATCAATGGTGAAAATAAGCGGAGAAATTTGTCGTAATAGGTGGGTGAGAAGACATTACAAACACAAAAGTGCATCAATGACAAGTGTAAATATACTAATTATAGATATGATTCATATTTAACTATCACTTTGCATCCTTAAAATTTCAGATAGTGGGTCCTGCTAGCTAAGATGTGCATGTGCAAAACACCTTTAAAAGGACAGACCAAAATATTGGggggaaaagagaagaaaacaaaGCAAGAAAGGTGACTGGGGGTGccttataataattttttggcatttttaccACAGATCAGTTCATGCTTGAAGTCATATCCACCATCTAAACCAGATCAAAGGCCAAATAGGGAAAAGTAtgacaaagaagaaaaaaaagaataaaatttaCCTCATTAAGTAAAAGACACTGAGTTTATTTGGAAAGCATTTCAAACTACCACCGAAAACCAACCACTAGTAGCCTAAGGTCATATGCGCTGATTAGGTCCACGGCCATTAGTAAGATCGTTTCATACATTCATGGTCCTTGTATAGCTAACGACATTGAACCTAAGTTTAGATACGGGAATCTAGATCTAGATAAAATTGGAGAACTCATGTATGCATAAATGATGACAAAATCAACAAACACAATTTATGCCTCCAAAGCATTTCAAAAGCCCCaaataaaaaagggaaaagaaaattctAGAAATTCAATGTACATCttttcaaatataatttgaAGTTTACCACTGGTGCAAAATTGTTGCGCATGTACATGTGAATTAAAAACATGGGCCTAAAATTTTTGTCAACCCTGTTCTTGTCCATCTCTGTGCTATATGAACCCTGAAGCTtgagagagggagggagagggagggagagggagggagggagagagagagagagagatagtgATGGACGAGAACGCTGTTCCAAAGCTCCACAATCTTGCCACGGAACCAATGAAGTGCACAAAATTAATGAGCCACCCAATCCTACTTGTTTATTCGGAAATCTATACACGCTCCCTTTGGTAGTTTATTAACtctgagagagagagggagagaaagcAATGGACGAATGCCGTTCCAAAGCTGCACAATCTTGCCACGGAACCAACAAGGTGCAAAATAAGTAATGAGCTACCCCCAAACCTACTTGTTTATTATGAAATCTACACACATGCTCCCTTTGGCAGCTTATTTACTGTTAATACTTTTTTCTGTTTGTCGGACTCCACCTAATTCCAATTTTGAGaagcaaaaattcaaaagaatagAAGGAAATGTATAAAGAAATGAGTTTTTAATCACCTTTTACATATATTAAGCATCATGGCTGACACACTGCGCTGTGCACTAGCTTTTGTCCTAATTTTCCAAAAACAAATTTAGTTTTTGGAGCATAAAACCACCATGCACTACAGCCGGTTCTGAACGAAAACCAAAAACAATCAGGCTCTGTTTGTTTGGATGTAAAACATTTTCATGATGATTTTCTAAGAAAAGATTTGCATTTTCATAATTTTCGGGTGTTTGGTTGCAATTTTTCAACTTTGTTCCTACCCTCAAAACGATTATGACTAATTACCACCACCAATGATCTTTGCCGACTACGACACCACCACCTCAAGCAGACAAACCCTTAACCCATGGAAATCCATCTTCTCACCACTTGAAATCGTAGCGGATCCGTAGTCGACTTAAGAGAATTCCTTGATTAGGAGGTGAGGAAAATGTAATCTCACTGATCAGCAGAATATGATCCATAAACTCCAAATCCAATTTTCACATAAACAAGACCAACAGAATCTAGAAGTGGCATCACCAGAAGAAACAGTTTTCGCCTCTAACACTGATGGCGCATACAATCTGATTAGTTCATGAGCTTACCAAATAAGAACAAAACTGAACTGCTTTTTGTAGATGAAAAAACAGAAATTGTCGATTTTAAATGGGATTTCTTCAACAAGAAATGGGAACAGTTGATTCCTACTCCAAATATATGCCATCAGTCATTTAATCCAATACATCTAACTTTTAATACACACAATATACTAGAAATCTTTTTGTATGTAGTTGTTCCTAGCATTTCCAGCAACCATACCAATGTCACCCCATGTATGGATGACCCCTCTTCCCTTTTTCATGTTTTGCTTTTTGAACTAACTTCGCTCAACAAATAGATAGACTGCATGACTTTGTAGGTTAAGGATAATTGATGGATGAGGAGACAACCTTAACAGTAATTCCTACAAACCAACACATAAGGACACTGACAAACAAGCATATACCCATACTATCAGAATGCTAATGCTTACAAATTATGGTTATGAGGCCTTCAGGGCATATGGTATGAAATACTAATTCCTGACATATTTGCACATAGACTTAAAATTAACTTGTCACCAGAATCTAATTGACAATAATCTGGGGCCGTCATACACTTTGAGGCATCATCCATGCCATGACCAAGttgacaagaaaaaaaatcagaaatggAGTAAAAATTATCAACTCACCAAACTGTAAAgcatcaaatgcaaaaattttgtTCGCTCTGCAGCAGTGGATACATAATACGGCAAGGACAATAAAGCATCAAGGGGAGAAGAAAGGATGAAAACCTCTATTCTACAAAAGCAAATTAACATTCTGCAATGTCCAATAACTCATCCTTGATTAACTTTTTGCAATATCCAATAGCTCGTCCTCCTTCCAA
Encoded proteins:
- the LOC113782150 gene encoding uncharacterized protein LOC113782150; translated protein: LWESFVFKLAVCNLGGSLDTKITLCYIFFGLQFHEIPTHFLSKIEEEVPDTAILRDSSGRSWSVKVRQERNGIVLADGWENFSVHHSLVPSASFLLFRYCGNWCFEVDIFACSGLEKEIVDASGNSEASPSGVKSKKDGRGKRTVRSVKDNLPKSYVPGPRSLSLKNKKDRRGKRSVGSAKDHLPKYCVSGPDIFGDSGLEKEIVSAGGNNEAGSSGVKNKKGGRGTRSVGSVKDHLPKSCVPGPLSLDLKNKKDRRGKRSVGSAKDHLPKYCVSGPVDFFGDSGLEKEIVSAGGNNKAGPSGVKNKKGGGGTRSVGSMKEHLPKSRVPGPGVPYRTRIAWNPERLGLYLDSCLEEAAKGRRRSGNLTPESWQKVQSVFKEKTNIDLTPTQLSNFWSVLRKRYMVWSKIIAEAGNGGYDPVANKINWNQKQWEEYIKVNPVAKRFRKKKLEYPEKMKLLFGCYTAVHEDGGVSSDEMYYSSI
- the LOC113782149 gene encoding strictosidine synthase-like, which gives rise to MTKLIHVILIFSLAYVVRSDRTLNTFKILHASGPEAIAFDLTGQGPYTGVSDGRVLKFEGPGIGFVEFAHASPLRTKEKCDGTDDPNLGPICGRPFGVGFNYRTGELYIADAFFGLCKVGPDGGLAEQLATSAEGGPFKWLDGLDVDSTTEMVYFTDISTKYTFRELPQALSSGDSTGRLMSYNPKTKEVQVLLSGLQIPGGTGVSRDGSFVLVSEYTGHRILKYWLKGPKANTAEAILSIHRPDNIKRTLLGDFWIGANLIMQQPAPNTIPQGVRINESGKVLETINLDGIFRNETIAEVQEFAGSYYVVSIRRNSVGICKCFVEENGRKLLGIRYDWIKENCS